In the genome of Deltaproteobacteria bacterium, one region contains:
- a CDS encoding nucleotidyltransferase domain-containing protein, whose product MFKLFAKPLSRADQDAIVSAKLVWILSQVNPTRVILFGSAASYQMTDASDIDLILTFASIEERDSSRVMLFKSRPKDDWPHDLLLLTEEEFAQSVAKGGGAAYLASQEGRVLYQSGGNHESA is encoded by the coding sequence ATGTTCAAACTGTTTGCTAAACCATTATCGCGGGCTGATCAAGACGCTATCGTTTCAGCTAAATTGGTCTGGATACTAAGCCAAGTAAATCCGACGCGAGTTATATTGTTCGGGTCGGCTGCGAGTTATCAAATGACTGATGCATCCGACATCGACTTAATCCTGACTTTTGCCAGTATTGAGGAGCGAGACAGCTCAAGAGTCATGCTTTTTAAATCTCGGCCCAAAGACGATTGGCCACATGACCTTTTACTTTTAACTGAAGAGGAGTTTGCTCAATCCGTGGCAAAAGGTGGCGGCGCTGCTTATTTGGCCAGTCAAGAGGGGCGGGTTCTCTACCAGTCCGGAGGAAATCATGAGTCCGCGTAA
- a CDS encoding tRNA (cytidine(34)-2'-O)-methyltransferase: MIAKHPHICLFQPEIPQNTGSIGRLAAGAGCRLHLIRPFGFSTDDRNLRRAGLDYWPFLDLEIHDDLESLLAMFPGRVAFFSKRATKTYWDMPPTTDLFIFGRETSGLPDWVHQRYAEDLYQIPMFHPGVRSQNLANSVSVIVYDRIRRLYESPASGQPR, encoded by the coding sequence ATGATTGCGAAGCATCCTCACATCTGTCTTTTTCAGCCGGAGATCCCGCAAAATACGGGTAGTATCGGGCGTCTTGCTGCCGGTGCCGGGTGTCGCTTGCATTTGATAAGGCCCTTTGGTTTTTCGACCGATGATCGCAATCTCAGGCGCGCGGGTCTCGACTACTGGCCGTTTTTGGATCTAGAGATTCACGATGATTTGGAGTCGCTTCTTGCGATGTTTCCCGGTCGGGTGGCCTTCTTCTCGAAGAGGGCGACCAAAACATACTGGGACATGCCGCCGACGACGGATCTCTTTATCTTCGGGCGGGAGACCAGTGGTCTACCTGACTGGGTGCATCAGCGCTATGCTGAGGATCTCTATCAAATCCCCATGTTTCATCCTGGGGTGCGCAGCCAAAATTTAGCTAATTCTGTGTCTGTAATTGTTTATGACCGCATTCGCAGACTCTACGAAAGCCCGGCATCTGGGCAGCCAAGGTGA
- a CDS encoding GAF domain-containing protein, translated as MALDTKQQVGFAIDELLYEGSRTKVLRGRRLDDGRSVILKILVNDPPSPTELARFRLEHTLSSEFQSPHIARPLDLLLWDGQWTIVFEDIGGRSLDTIVKDTKGQWQSFIPIALKMTEALAVVHEYGVIHKDICPANIIATPDLGQIQIIDFGIATKLSRETTTADSIDTIEGTLSYIAPEQTGRMNRPVDLRSDLYALGVTFYQLLTGSLPFTSTDPVELIHSHIARAAPSPADLYPNLPPLLCRILIKLLAKEAEHRYQSARGLAHDLNLCLSSPHVAIELGANDIARSFMIPARVYGREAEVAMLTDAFARARNSESIIVKVTGPSGIGKSALVHELVRNCAANGGFLASGKFEQNIRNAPFLALTQALKPLVSSLLSLDNARLEAWRQKITKALGDNGQVVADLVPELSLLMGPLPPIAPLAPLEAMNRLNLAFENFLCCFADPGRPLVLFLDDLQWADGASLRLLEVLGSKTGDQSLLLIFAYRDEEVGEGHPLHITLNRLREREVQIVRLDLRPLGLEAVTSLVADTLHCDTLNAAPLARLITKKSAGNPFFIVKLLHLIHERGTIKFDANNRRFVYDPEALATIPIAENVIEVVLAELRRLDDSCRSALAHAALIGREFSLMSLAGVLEVDGPQLGKVLGPAINADILIPIDSEYRLLATAEADIDVRFRFAHDRVQETARHLLAHHELTRAHLRVGRFLARAQEPRLLIEATGHLSAAIDLLAEEERLDLAKLCLKAGNLVAKGAAYHPAYEAFELGLRALGSQPWDEDYQTALQLHVRLIEVAYHADQSEKLEILFRNLISSAKKSDALAISPAYSAMCQALSEAARYKEAIQIGCQGLAMLGDNLNEHPSSFRVFFDTLRTMITFNTREIAKLRTLPELKDPTQIAIRSLSADIGMAAAFVNKNLVALLIMRGVRQTLKYGMTEPSNHSIASYALVLAGTFRRFDQADAMMQALIETSRERGYTKTYLRTSFFYHSILRTWSEIPREGIQTLEQLLGSFISNGDLEFAGHAVVSLLARKSLAENLDHLLQSAPGYYFTLKRYRQEQMALYFGIYCLFLSELTEKPCGIPLPAITDDEAMQRVLEHQSAMVRNGYHMCRYMLFTILGRYEESVQEYKKASSFEWSTSWLGYGFVYNRTYASIARFAAMTRQTFSRMATLKMRPFLNLVKILAKRSPLYYGFSHHILGAEMARLRGQDALALREYQEARKWSTESGISSLQALAYERSGRYSLTLGDQYSGLAYLRKARNLFATSGSRAKVALLDAEFSALKSPEIATSIKNKITATYSNLGEALDIESICRACQAISSELTIESLIQSLAKITLEAAGARRGLILIKEGPILVSHISATLTSEFSADLRPRQLDTLNEELAISVVNLALRMQQTVVLDDAKQDPKFATDPYIVKSQCASIACIPIENQGDLVGILYLENDLSKGVFNAGRMKTLSLIAAQGAISIRNVQHLTTAKEKVRLEGQMRAAQAVQNSLLPPTGAIPGVGISAAYISADETGGDWYGYYHERTNDWLYVQIGDVTGHGVPAALVTGAVCGAISSAYDLLPRGAANSPEQCLEVIVRAANRAVTTAGVRSDHLMTMAFLVIDLRTGDGLYHNAGHVPILLKRGNKAEILVARGNPLGLVDSVEFVRFSFNPGDLLLLITDGLIENGPGQNIKRRRNEIKKILEQATNEEDLKDLVLQNYQHHLQNSRAQDDCSLLGIQRRMLP; from the coding sequence ATGGCACTTGACACCAAGCAGCAAGTAGGCTTCGCAATTGACGAGCTGCTCTATGAAGGGTCACGCACCAAGGTGCTTCGCGGTCGACGTCTCGACGATGGACGATCCGTCATCCTGAAAATCCTAGTGAATGACCCACCATCACCCACTGAACTAGCTAGGTTTCGCCTCGAGCACACTCTATCCAGCGAATTCCAAAGCCCACACATTGCCCGCCCCCTCGATCTGCTCCTCTGGGACGGGCAATGGACGATCGTCTTCGAGGACATTGGTGGTCGCAGCCTGGATACCATAGTCAAAGATACAAAAGGGCAATGGCAATCGTTTATTCCGATAGCTCTCAAGATGACCGAAGCACTCGCTGTAGTTCATGAATACGGAGTGATACATAAAGATATCTGCCCTGCAAATATTATTGCCACGCCTGATCTCGGCCAGATCCAAATCATCGACTTTGGCATCGCGACCAAACTTTCGCGCGAAACAACCACAGCGGATAGCATTGATACGATCGAGGGAACCCTCTCGTATATTGCCCCAGAGCAAACCGGCAGAATGAATCGGCCCGTCGATTTGCGCAGCGACTTATATGCACTCGGGGTGACCTTCTATCAGCTGCTGACAGGATCTCTACCATTTACGAGCACTGACCCTGTAGAGCTGATTCATAGCCATATTGCTCGGGCTGCTCCGTCACCTGCGGATCTTTACCCAAATCTTCCACCGCTTCTTTGCCGCATTCTTATCAAGCTTCTCGCCAAGGAGGCCGAGCACCGTTACCAGTCGGCGCGCGGCCTCGCACACGATCTAAACTTGTGCCTCAGCTCCCCCCACGTTGCCATAGAGCTTGGAGCCAATGACATTGCTAGATCCTTCATGATTCCTGCGCGCGTCTACGGACGCGAGGCAGAGGTGGCAATGCTCACCGACGCCTTTGCGCGTGCCAGAAATTCTGAGTCAATCATCGTCAAGGTCACTGGACCCTCCGGGATCGGCAAGTCGGCCCTGGTCCACGAGCTCGTCAGAAACTGTGCTGCAAATGGGGGATTTCTTGCTTCGGGCAAGTTTGAGCAAAATATCCGCAACGCACCTTTTTTGGCACTAACTCAGGCCCTAAAGCCACTGGTCTCTAGCCTTCTGTCGCTAGATAATGCAAGGCTTGAGGCCTGGCGCCAAAAAATCACGAAGGCCCTCGGCGACAACGGCCAAGTGGTTGCCGATTTAGTCCCTGAACTCTCGCTCCTGATGGGTCCCTTACCGCCAATTGCGCCACTGGCGCCACTCGAGGCTATGAACCGCCTCAACCTTGCCTTCGAAAACTTCCTATGCTGCTTCGCCGATCCAGGCCGTCCCCTCGTACTATTTCTGGATGACCTGCAGTGGGCAGATGGTGCCTCTTTACGGCTTCTCGAGGTCCTGGGCTCAAAAACCGGCGATCAATCGCTCCTGCTCATCTTCGCTTATCGTGATGAAGAGGTCGGCGAAGGCCATCCCTTGCATATAACATTAAATCGCCTTAGGGAACGCGAGGTCCAGATAGTACGCCTAGATCTGCGCCCTCTAGGACTAGAGGCCGTCACTAGTCTCGTCGCGGATACCCTACACTGTGACACCCTAAACGCTGCCCCACTAGCCCGTCTAATCACCAAGAAAAGCGCTGGCAATCCTTTCTTTATCGTTAAACTACTTCATCTCATCCACGAACGAGGTACCATTAAATTCGATGCGAACAATCGTCGGTTTGTTTATGATCCTGAGGCGCTTGCCACCATTCCCATCGCGGAAAATGTAATCGAAGTTGTTTTGGCTGAACTACGTCGGCTGGATGATTCCTGCCGCTCGGCCCTTGCACATGCAGCACTAATCGGTCGCGAGTTTTCGCTCATGTCACTCGCTGGGGTTTTAGAAGTTGATGGCCCTCAACTAGGTAAAGTGCTTGGGCCCGCTATCAACGCGGACATCTTAATTCCCATCGATTCCGAGTATAGGCTCCTTGCGACGGCAGAAGCTGACATCGACGTGCGCTTTCGCTTCGCCCACGACCGCGTCCAGGAAACTGCGCGTCACCTACTCGCGCATCATGAGCTAACGAGGGCCCACTTGAGAGTGGGCCGCTTCCTCGCAAGGGCCCAAGAACCACGACTTCTGATTGAGGCAACCGGCCACCTTTCCGCCGCTATCGATCTTTTAGCGGAGGAAGAGCGGCTAGATCTGGCAAAATTATGCCTTAAAGCAGGCAATCTTGTAGCCAAAGGTGCTGCCTACCACCCGGCTTATGAGGCATTCGAGCTGGGTCTTAGGGCACTTGGTTCGCAGCCATGGGACGAGGACTATCAGACGGCACTTCAACTTCATGTGCGCTTGATTGAGGTTGCTTACCATGCCGACCAATCTGAAAAACTTGAGATTCTTTTTCGTAACCTTATCAGTAGTGCGAAGAAGTCCGATGCCTTAGCGATCAGCCCGGCTTACAGTGCGATGTGCCAAGCTCTGTCCGAAGCAGCACGCTATAAAGAGGCTATTCAGATCGGCTGCCAGGGTCTGGCGATGTTAGGTGACAATCTCAACGAGCATCCTTCGAGTTTTAGGGTATTTTTCGACACTTTACGTACGATGATCACCTTTAACACGAGAGAAATTGCAAAGCTACGGACGCTGCCAGAATTAAAGGACCCAACCCAGATTGCGATAAGATCACTATCTGCCGACATTGGCATGGCCGCTGCATTTGTAAACAAAAATCTTGTCGCATTGCTTATTATGCGCGGCGTGCGCCAGACCCTAAAGTATGGAATGACTGAGCCGAGCAACCATTCCATTGCAAGTTATGCTTTGGTGCTAGCTGGTACGTTCAGGCGATTTGATCAAGCTGATGCTATGATGCAAGCTCTGATTGAAACTAGTCGCGAGCGTGGTTACACCAAAACCTATTTGAGAACCTCATTCTTCTATCACTCTATCCTTCGGACTTGGAGCGAAATTCCGCGAGAGGGTATCCAGACCCTCGAGCAGCTCTTAGGATCATTTATCTCCAACGGCGACCTTGAGTTTGCCGGGCATGCCGTAGTCTCCCTGCTTGCTCGCAAGAGCCTTGCAGAAAATCTTGATCACCTGCTTCAATCCGCACCAGGATATTATTTTACACTTAAGCGATACCGCCAGGAGCAGATGGCCCTCTACTTTGGCATCTACTGTCTCTTCCTCAGCGAACTGACCGAAAAACCATGTGGCATCCCGCTCCCAGCCATCACCGACGATGAAGCTATGCAGAGAGTTCTTGAGCATCAGTCCGCTATGGTGCGCAATGGCTACCATATGTGTCGCTATATGCTATTTACCATCCTTGGCCGCTACGAAGAGTCTGTACAGGAGTATAAGAAAGCATCCTCCTTTGAATGGTCAACGTCTTGGTTAGGTTACGGATTTGTTTATAATCGTACCTACGCCAGCATCGCTCGCTTTGCTGCCATGACACGTCAAACCTTCAGTCGCATGGCTACACTCAAGATGCGGCCATTTCTAAACTTGGTCAAAATACTTGCCAAACGCAGCCCACTCTACTACGGCTTTTCTCACCACATTCTGGGCGCGGAAATGGCGCGCCTTCGAGGCCAAGACGCACTGGCGCTCAGGGAATACCAGGAGGCACGAAAATGGTCGACGGAATCCGGCATTTCATCACTCCAAGCCTTGGCCTATGAGCGATCGGGGCGATATTCCCTGACGTTGGGAGATCAGTATTCGGGCCTCGCTTATTTACGGAAAGCTCGCAACCTCTTTGCTACCTCCGGGTCCAGGGCTAAAGTCGCGTTGCTCGACGCCGAATTTAGCGCTCTTAAGTCGCCAGAGATTGCCACCTCCATCAAAAATAAAATAACCGCCACTTACTCAAACCTCGGCGAGGCACTCGACATTGAAAGCATCTGCCGCGCATGCCAGGCAATTTCAAGTGAACTCACCATCGAGTCACTCATCCAAAGCCTAGCCAAAATTACGCTAGAAGCTGCAGGTGCGCGGCGCGGACTTATTCTTATCAAAGAGGGACCCATCTTGGTCTCCCATATCAGCGCTACTTTGACCTCGGAATTCAGCGCGGATTTGCGTCCGCGTCAGCTCGACACCTTGAATGAGGAGCTAGCGATCAGCGTCGTTAACCTGGCTCTGCGAATGCAGCAAACCGTAGTGCTCGACGATGCAAAGCAAGACCCCAAATTTGCAACCGACCCTTATATCGTGAAATCGCAGTGTGCCTCGATTGCCTGTATTCCGATTGAGAACCAAGGTGATCTGGTTGGGATCCTCTATCTTGAAAACGATCTCAGCAAAGGCGTCTTTAACGCAGGGCGGATGAAGACTCTCAGCCTCATAGCTGCACAAGGTGCCATTTCGATACGCAATGTGCAGCACCTCACCACGGCAAAGGAAAAAGTCCGACTTGAAGGACAGATGCGGGCAGCGCAAGCCGTGCAAAATTCCCTACTGCCGCCTACGGGGGCTATTCCCGGCGTTGGCATCAGCGCCGCTTATATCTCTGCCGACGAAACGGGCGGTGACTGGTACGGCTACTACCATGAACGCACCAATGACTGGCTCTACGTGCAGATTGGTGATGTTACTGGTCACGGTGTCCCAGCTGCACTTGTGACCGGCGCGGTATGCGGCGCCATTTCTTCAGCCTACGATTTGCTGCCGCGCGGCGCAGCGAACAGCCCTGAACAATGCCTTGAAGTGATCGTGCGCGCTGCTAACCGAGCGGTGACGACCGCGGGTGTCAGATCGGATCATCTCATGACTATGGCATTCTTGGTGATCGACCTCAGGACGGGAGATGGTCTTTATCACAACGCAGGACATGTCCCCATATTACTGAAAAGGGGCAATAAGGCGGAAATACTTGTCGCGCGTGGAAACCCCTTAGGCCTTGTAGATAGCGTGGAATTCGTCCGCTTCTCATTTAACCCGGGTGATCTCCTGTTACTGATAACAGACGGCCTGATAGAGAACGGCCCAGGTCAAAACATTAAACGGCGCCGCAATGAAATCAAAAAAATCTTGGAGCAGGCTACAAACGAGGAAGATCTGAAGGATCTCGTACTGCAAAACTATCAACATCATCTCCAAAATAGTAGGGCGCAGGACGATTGCTCGCTGCTCGGCATCCAACGTAGGATGTTGCCGTAG
- a CDS encoding histidinol-phosphate aminotransferase family protein encodes MTAFADSTKARHLGSQGEFMQQANHLVTPKAPATAWLHSYVAPSLPSATPYKIDTMAAAIKLDQNESPWDLPVAIKQKVLNRLMTMEWNRYPSAFADEIAEKIASSAGFAPGTVLLGPGSNYLVALILTTFGKGIMNGQGTLVVARPSFPLYESHSRYEGIPYSTWDLNADLEYDVNKLPPLARGSIVMFASPNNPVGNVLPRQTLIELLERFPDTLFVADEAYFEYASEPYADLLAEYSNLLLLRTFSKTMGCAGVRLGYVVGHEQYLHLLRKPRLPFLLNHFTLACADVLLSDEETKTHLQRIRENALEQRDRVYVALKNIGQTKGFFVKDSSANFLLLRWPDKDQALAVYAGLIKAGILVRNVGAAPSLAGCLRVTIGDERENEALIAAMSKL; translated from the coding sequence ATGACCGCATTCGCAGACTCTACGAAAGCCCGGCATCTGGGCAGCCAAGGTGAATTCATGCAACAGGCAAATCATTTAGTGACCCCAAAGGCTCCTGCTACAGCTTGGCTACACAGCTATGTGGCCCCCTCGCTTCCGAGTGCCACTCCCTACAAGATCGATACGATGGCAGCCGCAATCAAACTCGACCAAAACGAAAGTCCGTGGGACTTGCCGGTTGCCATCAAACAAAAAGTACTCAATCGCCTCATGACGATGGAGTGGAATCGTTACCCATCTGCCTTTGCCGATGAGATAGCTGAAAAGATCGCCAGCAGCGCCGGCTTTGCGCCTGGTACTGTCCTGTTGGGTCCGGGGTCTAACTATCTAGTTGCTCTGATTCTGACGACATTTGGCAAGGGGATCATGAACGGACAAGGCACCTTAGTGGTGGCTCGGCCGTCGTTTCCACTCTATGAGTCACACAGTCGGTACGAGGGTATTCCCTATTCAACGTGGGATCTCAACGCCGATCTCGAGTACGATGTGAATAAGCTGCCGCCGCTGGCGCGCGGCTCCATCGTCATGTTTGCATCGCCCAATAACCCCGTTGGTAATGTACTGCCGCGTCAAACCTTGATTGAACTACTCGAAAGATTCCCCGACACGTTGTTTGTCGCCGATGAGGCGTATTTTGAGTATGCCTCAGAGCCTTACGCAGATCTTTTGGCTGAGTACAGTAACCTGCTTTTGCTCCGCACCTTCTCAAAAACGATGGGCTGTGCCGGTGTTAGGCTAGGCTATGTGGTTGGTCACGAGCAGTATTTGCATCTCCTGCGTAAGCCGCGCCTGCCATTTCTGCTAAACCATTTCACCCTAGCTTGTGCCGACGTGCTCCTGAGTGACGAAGAGACTAAGACGCACCTGCAGCGTATCCGCGAGAATGCTCTTGAGCAGCGCGACCGAGTCTACGTGGCGCTCAAAAATATCGGGCAGACCAAGGGCTTCTTTGTCAAAGATTCTTCGGCCAACTTCCTACTGCTGCGCTGGCCAGACAAGGATCAGGCCTTAGCTGTCTATGCTGGCCTAATCAAAGCCGGAATTTTAGTCCGCAACGTCGGTGCTGCACCGTCCCTAGCGGGATGTTTACGCGTAACTATCGGTGACGAACGTGAGAACGAGGCGCTCATCGCGGCGATGAGTAAGCTCTAG
- a CDS encoding DUF3253 domain-containing protein, with protein MDIFLCEVCHRPGPEPICSRRCQGLRKLKSSLNTAEVRRRILEQLAKLEKDSSICPGRLAKIVLDSMEIHLKEERDALSILREDLFTMRDEGVLRFFQKNVLVPKARGPLDLRGPFRLKPKWGASV; from the coding sequence ATGGACATTTTCCTCTGTGAAGTCTGTCATCGACCTGGTCCAGAGCCCATTTGTTCGCGACGATGCCAAGGTTTAAGGAAACTGAAATCGTCACTTAACACTGCAGAGGTACGCCGAAGAATCTTAGAGCAACTTGCAAAACTCGAAAAGGACTCCAGCATCTGTCCAGGTCGCTTGGCAAAGATAGTTTTAGACAGTATGGAAATTCATTTGAAAGAGGAACGCGATGCACTGAGCATCTTGCGGGAGGACTTGTTTACCATGCGGGATGAGGGTGTTCTTCGATTTTTTCAGAAAAATGTTTTGGTGCCAAAGGCTCGGGGTCCACTTGATCTCAGGGGGCCTTTTCGACTAAAGCCTAAGTGGGGCGCCTCAGTTTGA
- a CDS encoding amidohydrolase translates to MDPGLPEATAVATADGRIFSVGTLEELGPWLKRYPHTIDRRFANKVLYPGFVEAHGHPILGGTAMASNLLTALPTLRAYDSPFPGIKSKDEVIVKLKEYDSKLANPSDLLFAWGYDVSAMGGPIDRAFLDKVSKSRPILVWDSSEHNVFANTAALKHYDLDLATAKKTLGVGLTEQGELSGSFLGVSASTLIMRAAMRDVFKPSQLLSNMQYQSDLAQQHGLTTMSELSLGSLDVEQEVALVKNFTKSKFRNQRLVTIVNGPNLIEAYSKEAPTRARALEQENNDYLIFKGVKYFADDAYLANTMKVANPRYTDWHDGVIFYKSTKEFADHMSPFWDSGFHIHVHSNGSLGNALTLAALQELQNRKPRFDHRFTFEHYGISSSSDARKVKALGAVVSVNPAYGYMRAHVQSDSLGTDRASLATRMGTLLREGVVVSMHTDTPVAPPLPLTEVWFAVNRRELYSGQLVAPAEKISVYQALRMVTIDAAYTLGVEDKVGSIEAGKYADFVVLDSDPQSSDPRKIKDIPVIATILGGAVTMTSETKKPRG, encoded by the coding sequence ATGGACCCTGGACTGCCGGAGGCCACAGCTGTAGCTACTGCGGACGGTCGCATTTTCTCCGTCGGAACGCTTGAAGAGCTAGGACCTTGGCTCAAACGCTATCCCCACACGATTGATCGTCGTTTCGCCAATAAGGTTTTATACCCCGGCTTTGTCGAAGCACACGGCCATCCCATTTTAGGCGGTACGGCGATGGCGAGTAATTTGCTGACCGCACTGCCGACGCTGCGTGCCTATGATTCACCTTTCCCTGGCATCAAATCTAAAGACGAGGTGATCGTTAAACTCAAAGAATATGATAGCAAGCTCGCTAATCCCTCTGATCTGCTCTTTGCCTGGGGCTATGATGTCAGTGCGATGGGTGGACCGATTGATCGCGCGTTCTTAGACAAAGTCTCTAAGTCACGTCCGATCCTAGTTTGGGATTCATCGGAGCATAATGTTTTCGCGAACACCGCTGCTCTGAAGCATTACGATTTGGATCTCGCAACAGCCAAGAAAACGCTCGGTGTCGGACTGACCGAACAAGGGGAACTGAGCGGCTCATTTCTTGGTGTGTCGGCATCAACTCTGATCATGCGCGCAGCTATGCGCGATGTCTTCAAACCGAGCCAACTCCTATCCAACATGCAGTATCAGAGCGACTTAGCCCAGCAGCATGGCTTGACTACAATGAGTGAACTGTCTTTAGGGTCATTAGACGTAGAGCAAGAAGTGGCTCTGGTGAAAAACTTCACGAAGTCCAAATTTAGAAACCAAAGATTAGTCACGATCGTTAACGGCCCCAACCTGATTGAGGCTTATAGTAAAGAGGCCCCAACCAGAGCGCGCGCTCTCGAGCAAGAAAATAATGACTATTTGATTTTTAAAGGCGTGAAATATTTCGCTGATGATGCCTACCTTGCGAACACCATGAAGGTCGCTAATCCGCGTTATACGGATTGGCACGATGGGGTGATTTTCTACAAGTCAACGAAGGAATTCGCAGATCATATGAGTCCATTCTGGGACAGCGGCTTCCATATTCACGTCCACAGCAATGGCAGCCTGGGTAACGCTCTTACTCTGGCGGCGCTGCAAGAGTTGCAAAACCGCAAGCCGCGCTTTGATCACCGTTTCACGTTCGAGCATTACGGCATTTCATCCAGCTCAGATGCCCGCAAGGTCAAGGCTCTCGGCGCCGTCGTGAGTGTCAATCCGGCCTACGGTTATATGCGCGCGCACGTGCAAAGCGACTCACTCGGCACGGACCGCGCCTCGCTAGCCACACGCATGGGCACACTCCTGCGCGAGGGTGTCGTGGTGTCGATGCACACCGACACTCCGGTGGCACCACCGCTACCACTCACTGAGGTGTGGTTTGCCGTGAATCGCCGCGAGCTTTATTCAGGCCAACTCGTCGCTCCCGCCGAAAAAATCAGTGTGTATCAGGCGTTGCGCATGGTGACCATAGACGCTGCGTACACCCTAGGTGTCGAGGACAAAGTCGGTAGTATCGAAGCCGGTAAGTACGCCGATTTTGTGGTTCTTGACAGCGACCCCCAAAGCTCAGATCCGCGGAAGATTAAAGATATCCCAGTGATCGCGACCATACTAGGCGGCGCTGTCACCATGACCAGTGAAACCAAGAAACCTCGCGGATGA
- a CDS encoding HEPN domain-containing protein — protein MSPRKQERRFAKEYAQVLWRIAEGDFRTVLVLAKASDYRVENAFYLAQQSIEKALRAVLVHRGIAIPMIHDLSALLSKLPDDCDSPYGYELNALSEYATIRRYEEGSWTPTSEELQDILTKTKAMLDWAKSKI, from the coding sequence ATGAGTCCGCGTAAACAGGAGCGTCGCTTTGCCAAGGAATACGCGCAGGTCTTGTGGCGCATTGCAGAGGGCGACTTCAGAACCGTATTAGTCTTGGCAAAGGCCTCTGACTACCGAGTCGAAAACGCTTTTTACCTGGCACAGCAATCCATTGAAAAGGCACTCAGGGCAGTATTAGTTCATCGTGGCATCGCCATACCAATGATACATGATTTGTCCGCACTACTCAGTAAACTGCCAGATGACTGTGATTCTCCTTATGGTTACGAACTTAACGCGCTAAGCGAGTACGCAACGATCCGTCGCTATGAGGAAGGCAGCTGGACTCCGACCAGCGAAGAGCTGCAGGATATTTTGACCAAAACAAAAGCAATGTTGGATTGGGCCAAGAGTAAAATCTAA
- a CDS encoding CPBP family intramembrane metalloprotease — translation MNPRSDDSNSQPEILTPGELLRKSVLIYGVMAMIGLTVMRLVHNNLASSFVWPHDLAAGGRLVVIGVVGAGLLLIASYFFEDWFPSYRELKAQVTRLLGPSSVVTALTLSLITAVGEETLFRGALQPVAGIFVASLLFGILHMGRDGLLSAWSLWAFLAGLLLGWMYIATTSLWPCLIAHFLVNTVSILNLRRSYRNLMTIPGACVAVRRLEPDHVSEDE, via the coding sequence TCCTAGGTCCGACGATTCCAATTCTCAGCCAGAAATCCTTACTCCTGGTGAGCTGCTGCGCAAGTCTGTGCTCATCTACGGCGTCATGGCGATGATCGGTCTTACCGTGATGCGTTTGGTTCACAATAACTTGGCCTCCTCTTTTGTCTGGCCCCATGACTTAGCGGCTGGTGGTCGTCTCGTGGTGATCGGCGTGGTCGGTGCCGGGTTACTGTTGATAGCCAGTTATTTTTTCGAGGACTGGTTTCCCTCCTACCGAGAGCTTAAGGCACAGGTGACACGTCTGCTTGGCCCGAGCAGTGTGGTGACAGCACTCACACTTTCGCTGATCACGGCCGTGGGTGAGGAGACTCTGTTTCGTGGCGCTCTGCAACCAGTCGCAGGTATTTTTGTCGCCAGCTTGCTCTTCGGTATCCTGCATATGGGTCGCGATGGCCTGCTTTCGGCTTGGAGCTTGTGGGCTTTTTTGGCGGGGCTCTTGCTTGGTTGGATGTACATTGCGACGACCAGTCTTTGGCCCTGTCTCATTGCCCACTTTCTGGTGAACACGGTCTCAATCCTCAACCTGCGACGTAGCTACCGCAATCTGATGACCATTCCCGGTGCTTGCGTGGCGGTGCGGCGCCTCGAACCGGATCATGTGAGCGAGGACGAGTAG